Genomic window (Culex pipiens pallens isolate TS chromosome 3, TS_CPP_V2, whole genome shotgun sequence):
TCCACGAAAATCTTCCGCACGTGTTCtgcgaaacaaaaacaaaaattgacgtGACAGATAGCAAGTTGCCGGTAACGCTCGAATAGGAGGACCCAAATTAGGGTTTGACACaacacaagcagaaaaaaaaacataacttttttaaacgtGCATCCAGTTTTATAACTGCACAGTTTACACACAAAACACATATTGCTCAATTCTGatcatatccagagttttttttttgaaaaggaccaataaactattgtctttcatatgtttataggacctaatcaaaaaaactctagatattaaCTTTTCGAGAACAGCAGATCATAATTTCCTctcaggaaggtgctgtgtcctatcgagaaattaaaagtgagaatgtatgcgtgcaacatggagttaaacttttcaaagtgccatggtaatcttcacggcaacttcacagaaagtttaacttcatgttgcacacactctcacttttaatttctcgatagagttatctacgtgcgcatgtattgcgtgtacgtacacgagaaaaagtgaggttaaattttgtaaaggCCAGTaaaacaaatggtgcgctagtctACGAGGACAATCAAAGCTGCATCAAGCTCGTGGACGGCAACAAGATCGAGAAGCGGACGAAGCACATCGAAACCCGATACTTCTACGTTCGCGACCTGAAGGAGAAGAAGATGATCGATCTGCAGTACTGTCCGACTGAGAAGATGTTGGCAGACATTCTTACGAAGCCGTTGCAGAACCTGCGGATCAAGATGCTGCGTGAAGAAATCGGTCTACTACCGGATCACGTCGAGGAGGAGTAATGGAAGACGACGAAGATCAGATCACAGTAGACTACGAATAGGGGAGTCGGAGGTGTAATGGGACGACAgtccaatagagttatctacgtgcgcatgtattgcgtgtacgtacacgaaaaaaagtgaggttaaattttgtaccggccagcaaaacaaatggtgcgctagtgtgcgtgagagcgggcttagatagctctatagagttatctaagcccgctctcacgcacactagcactccatttgttttgctggccggtacaaaatttaacctcaatctttttcgtgtacgtacacgcaatacatgcgcacgtagataactctaaaGAGATAActcgtagataactctatatccTGAGTGTCTAgggaccagaccaaaatccatgataaggttgtcagaccaaatctgtcagaccaaatattaaaaagtaaacaatcttggtctttgacgaaagtgcacacaaatcaagtaAAGAAAATTTGTacaagaatttatttttattttttcaattcaataactGGATTTGggctgcaaaattaaatttacgccagaaaatgattaaatagtgcggtcctgtacaccgacaattaaataagcagttaagAACCTTATAcgtccactttaatttttgatcgcgttttcggtttacacctgaacaatcttaaaattatttatgcagaTTTGTAATTTTTCTCGTTCAATCATTCACTTGTTTCCACTGGCATTTTTTATTGTTCCGATGTGGTGTCCTAATGtcctattttaattttaattttagcatACCTACAACGATAATAAAGCCGCTGTTACACTATCACAAACACACTAGACAGGAGCCGGTactgtggtgtaggggtaagcgtggttgcctctcacccagttggcctgggttcgatcccagacggtctcggtggcatttttcgagacgagattggtctgatcacgccttccgtcggacgggaagtaaatgttggccccggactaacctaaaaaggttaggtcaatccaggtgtaggagtcgtctccctgggtcctgtctcggtggagtcgctggtaggcagttggactaacaatccaaaggtcgtcagttcgaatcccggggtggatggaagctaaggtgtaaaaagaggtttgcaattgcctcaacaatcaagccttcggacacctagtttcgagtaggaatctcgcaatcgagaacgccaaggcaatgctgtagagcagccattctcaaccttcttctaggctggtaccccctaccgtgtaaatcaagtaggctcggtacccccgttgagaatcgctgctgtagagcgaataatttgatttttgaaacaaactaGACAAGACACAAACTAAAAACGCTtcgtaaacaaacaaacagtttGTTTGCCCATTACACTACAGCAAGCATGTTTGGCAAACTTGCTGGGGAAAAGTTTGGGCAAACTTACACgctgaacttttaaaatttgtgttaaccatgttttattattttataaaaagtatTTCTAAAatcctttgattttcttgttacATAGTAGACTATTTTGTTttccaatctttttttttctttcttttttcacttttgcttCCTTCTAAAActcagtttaaaaagttagttttccGACACAATTATCTTTATTCTATAATTTTGTCTTTATCGCCATAATCTATGCACTTTTTTTATATCATTTCAGATTTCTCTTGCCAGGATCAACCAAACTCCTTCACAGGTGGAAACCAATGGAGTTTGACCGGATATTTAAAAGTTAATTGtaaacactaaaatttattGTATATTGTATTAAAACGATGTAGGTTTTTGGTGCTACTGCTTTGGTGGCTTTTCCTaccgaataaaaaatcaatcaatcaaaaaaaaatacagtagttgttcggtaactgggcgttgtttaactgggctgctttttaactgggcgctcgataactgggccgtagcccagttaaaaagcagacaaacgtcaaaaaaccaaaacaaaccgaaatcaccgaggggtcaatggatgcaaaaattatgttcaacatataaaacaatcttttttcaaacttttgtgttATTTCAAgccacaattaaagaaatatgaaaagtaatcgttgtaaataaatttgagtaatttttacttttatatttcatctacaaaatattatgcatcgttagtcccctcgttatttttagttcagcccagttagggcatctccaccgcagagatcTAATTGCGTGGCAAACCTATCGGTTGGATCCCCAATTTTAGCTTTGCTCCGTAGCTAACACACGTTTCCGCACCGCTGGGAGCTAATTTGGCTACTgaatcaagcccaccgcggggatctaatttattcattttccaattttagcCGTTTTGTTGATCAAAATCAATGAAACTATGTTCTAGTatgatagaacatgcttccaattgcattatatgtcctaattgtttgcttacatcaataaaatatcattttcaaatttttaaaagagttcatccgatttgctcccgacatgtttgcaccccaactttcgcaccgcgggtagcaaagctaaagctaaattagccttcgagttcattcagcgaagaaaaagttcatcggggatccgtcgagtagccaagataggtgctcgagaagtccccgagctgccggtggctaattttttcagcgatttttagaattatttgtatttgttttggttgaagatgcatttattttgattatcaaattttcatgaatattaaagaaatgagtaatttggttcaaaacgactttatttaattgaaaaattgtggagtttatcattttttgtatttttaaataaaaaataatcagccACCTATGTTTAATATAAGCAAACCatcacagaaaatttaaacatgaatgttcaaaatttaaaaataacttaaccgatttgaacatttttaaattatgtattaaaatttaaatatatatgtaattgggccaatttgagtttgtaaacaaagggtGTATCTTGCTCACGTCAGTGGggagaatattttgaatagttgTACCGTAAAGGCcgtaaagatttttcttaagcggtacgcaactaaaaagtaacaaaaacgaaaatcagtgtcttgcgaaccttcgtggtgaacggacactagagctgcggtattttttactacctaagctcagagttatttcaaaacaaaattcacagtctttttaaagactacctgagttattttccaaaattctaaacagtcttttcaagactaaccccacctgaaattttgttgtattttacaaacgaagccatctttttaagagaactttgcttgcaaaatgcgtcaaaacaaaggtaaacgcaaatcttctgaagatttggtcgttacgtcggtgaagcgtttgaacgctaaaccggctaacggaaacagaaaaagaaaacagcctcttctgaggtctgattctgattctgaatgtgaggtcaatcctccaattccattgacaaacagtttcggtgttttatccgaaactgatgacaaggaaccttctcctcgtactgagccttctgccgtcgagaaacgagtaaaggctccgccaattgtagtgacttccgtctccgatttggccagctttcgaacgcaactgaagaattgcaaggaaacttgcaatttgaaagtttcgttccagcttggtcgaagaggagaatgacgcttgttgacggaatctttacaagatcaccaaacttttgttggttatttgaaaaaccacaaacacaatttctacacgtatgagaccaagaatgctcggccattcaaggcggtcttgaaaggtctctccaacgacttgtcggtggatgagatcaaaaacgaacttaaggtgttgcttggctttgccccatcccaagtaataccgatgaagaaaaaatcaaacgggaatatttctcgctttggtttgacttcacaattttatctgattcatttcaacagaaatgaaatcaacaatttgaaacttttggacaaagttcagtttttgttccatgtacgggtaaagtgggagcattttaagaaacatggcggtaatggccagaatctgacccagtgccggcgttgccaggcattcggtcacggtactgatcattgcgccatggttccaaaatgcatggtttgcggggattcttctcacgacaaggacaattgtcccgtgaaagaggtcacccaatttaaatgtgcaaattgtggtggaaatcacaaatcaaatttttgggattgccccatcagaaaaaaggttttggattctcgtgctaagcatcagccgaaatccaaaccgaaattttctcaaagtcaggttgtacctgcatctttaaatcaaacgttcgtgctgtctcactcgaacaattctagaaatacccctaccgtggaaaagttaggtaacaacaatggcatttcttatgctaacgtcgtttcgggttcatccacgaattttaaatcctctaccaatctttctgaaattgggcaggtacctcaaatctcatttgaaaatttttctgctggcaacgctttgggatcttctgatctcggcgatgttacgtttgaaaaaatgacttttttgcaaaactcactgtttggtttgattcaaactatgagtaatgctacatccatgatggaagcaatccagattggattaaaatttgcgaatgatgttgttcttaccctgaagtttgatcatggatctaagtaattccatcaatattatgaattttaatgctcgctctttaaaagcgaaagaaaatgaatttttcaactttttacgagttcataacgtgcatgttgctgttataaccgaaacatttttaaaaactggcacttatttgaaaagtgatccagattataaagttataactaataaccgaatgaatcgaaatggcggtggagttgcaatagttatccaccgtagtatgacttatagcacgttacgtgactttaagttaaaagttattgaaagtttgggcattgaacttgaaacttcttttgggaaaattatgattgcagctgcatatttgcctttccagtgcactggggaaaataaaaattatttcaaaggggatttgaataaacttactcggcatagatctcgatttttgatcatcggtgattttaatgccaaacaccaatcttggaataattcaaaagtaaattccaatggtaaaattctgttcagagattgcacttctggtctttattcggttttatacccgaatgggccaacttgcttttcttctgttagaaatccatcaacaattgatttggttttgacaaatcaaagtcagtattgtggtcctttagtgactcatgctgattttgattctgatcaccttccagtaactttttcactttctcatgaagcagttaccagacccaatagttctgtgtttaattaccacaaagctaattgggacaggtatcagcatcatattgagaataatttgaatcatgattttgttttagaaaccaaagctgatattgattcagccttggaatctttaactaatgcaattttggatgctaggaatattgctattcctaaagtccaagtcaaatttgattctcccattattgatgacgatcttcagcttctgattcgtctgaaaaatgttcgccgaagacagtatcaacgttctcgtgatcctgcactgaagcgaattcaaaaagatttgcaaaaggttattgaccacagattcactctcctgcgaaatgaaaagttcgcaagagatgtcgaacaaattaaaccttattccaaacctttttggaaactttcaaaggttcttaagaaacctcaaaaaccaatcccttctttaaaagatggtgataatattctattaactaatggggaaaaagctcaaaaacttgctcagcagtttgagagtgctcataatttcaacttgaatgttttgagtcctattgaaaatcaaatttcaatagaatttcagaatattgttgaacaagaattttcatcagatgaagtttttaatacggatctgaatgaaataaaatctattatcaaaaaatttaaaaatatgaaagcccctggtgaggatggcattttttacattttaattaaaaaattaccagaagcaactttaagttgcttggtcaaaattttcaacaaatgttttgatttggcatattttcccagtagttggaaaaatgccaaagtaattccgattttgaaaccggataaaaatcctgctgaagcctcaagctatcggcccattagtttgctttcatctattagtaaattattcgaaagaataattcttaatagaatgatgacgcacattaatgaaaattcaattttcgctgatgagcagtttggatttcgccttgggcattcaactactcatcagttgttgagagtttcaaatttaattcgaagcaacaaatctgagggctattctactggcgctgcttttctagacatagaaaaagcatttgacagtgtttggcataaaggtttgattgcgaaattgaaaaggtttaattttccgatttatatcgtgaaaattattcaaaattatttgacggatcgtactctgcaggtatgttatcagaatagcaaatctgatcaactacctgtacgtgctggcgtccctcaaggaagcattttgggtccaattttatacaatatttttacttctgacttgcctgatttgcccccaggatgtcagaaatcactttttgctgatgatacaagcatctccgccaaaggcagaagccttcgtgtcatcacaagaagattacaaaaaagcttggatattttcaattcttatttgaaagaatggaaaattactccaaatgctgcaaaaactcaacttattattttccctcacaaaccaagggctgattttcttaaaccaaaaagtcatcacattataaagatgaatgaggtaaatttgaagtgggaggatcaagtgaaatatcttggacttggttttgacaaaaaccttacttacaaggatcacattgaaagtatccaggttaaatgtaacaaatatattaaatgtttgtatccacttataaacaggaattctagactttgtctcaagaataaactgttaatttataaacaaattttcagacctgccatgctttatgctgtgccgatctggacaagctgttgcttaaccaggaagaaaaaacttcagaggattcagaacaaaattctgaaaatgattctgaaacttcctccctggttcagcaccagtgaacttcatcaattagccgaagttgacactttggatgttatgtccaataagataattgatgcatttcgacaaaaatcattgcagtcttcagctgcattgatccgctctttatatagtttataagttagttttaaggtatcccttttcccttttgtacatgtaggacctcctacatttgaaatcactgaatagcgaaagctacaatatttcatgaataaatgaaagttgctagtatttaaaattgaggtgaaaagtcatcgtttgtgattggacactcaataatattttaactgaatgaatgtacatggaaaagaaatttgaataaatataaattaaaaaaaaaaaaaaaaaaaaaaaaaaaaaaacaaaaacgaaaagtggcgtttgacgtttcttctcGCGGCGCTTGTTTGCAATATATTCTGATGAAAAAAACGAAGAATtggaattttcctttttgaatgcgactaaaaatcacaaacattttaataatcttgtattcgatataataatattgaaaatccccaccaaatctcaaaatgcagaattttgaaattaaaagttttttggtcgaaatggagttgcctttatagctgtcggcccaCATGTCGGCCACCAACCAgtaacctctggattgtgaatccagtgcactgtccaattgatccacacggacgggatcgaaatgaagtaaaccagagtgaaaaaaacttgacaattatcatacaaatatctattttctgactaaaaaactctaaataaaaaatcttaaatttggtaattcaaaatgaaaaatatgcaaaattgaacaataattttaatattgaagtatttattgattcaagagctcaacaattaaaaaaaaatcagaaattataAATCGAATTCCAAAAGTTTAAAATCtctgaaattaagaaattcgaaaatacaaatttacgaaaaacctGAAAATCTTTGAATGCTAGAtttctatcaaaaattaaaaaaaaaccaaatctggaatttaaaattaaaaaaaaagactttaaaaatttgggaatttaagaatttaagaattcaagaattcaagaattcaagaatttaagaatttaagaatttaagaatttaagaatttaagaatttaggaatttaagaatttaagaatttaagaatttaagaatttaggaatttaagaatttaagaatttaagaatttaagaatttaggaatttaagaatttaagaatttaagaatttaagaatttaagaatttaagaatttaagaatttaagaatttaagaatttaggaatttaagaatttaagaatttaagaatttaagaattcaagaatttaagaatttaagaatttaagaatttaagaatttaagaatttaagaatttaagaatctaagaatttcagaatttcagaatttcagaatttcagaattttagaatttcagaatttaagaatttaagaattcaagaattcaagaatttatgaatttaagaatttcagaattttagaatttaagaatttaagaatttaagaatttaagaatttatgaatttaagaatttatgaattttagaatttatgaatttaagaatttaagaatttatgaatttaagaatttaagaggagcggccgtggctgactggttacggtgttcgctttgtaagcgaatggttctgggttcgattcccatctgctcccaacgagaaagttaagtacacagaatttgaaatgatgaatatgaacgaaaaatcaaagtcgctcgaggcggggttcgatcccccgtcctttgggttggtaagcaaaaatgctaaccactaggccatgacgacttggtaagcttggactggaattaggaatactgttacagagagcgagttgtggcgctataaccacggcaaatagtgtccagggcattcgtggaaatacaatgtcccatcccagagggtcccgaagtaccaaaccttcttagcatggtgctcccaacgaatacaaccaaaatttcggagcgtatggtggtgtgtccttccctgtcgattcagaattatgttgttgttcgaacactcagtgctcaaactcaacccaattacgaatcatctctgcgatacggctttacgcagtaggcctggccgctttaacgcttgtgatgtttcaatgcattctaatgcaatggcacaCTGCAAATGTTattaaatgacaagaagagtgctaggcgtcatctaacctaaggcactctccaggatcccttcgaaagattggctgcgctagggtctgattagattagattaagaatttaagaatttaagaatttaagaatttaattaagaatttaggaatttaagaatttaagatcagGATTGCatggtttatttaaaatgttttgcttgaattttgctttttactcaatccaggtttttaagcgaagatggcgttcgattGGTAAACGTCCGaactgtcaaaatcacgcacTTTTCGGGcatgacatttcgggcgttcaccattcgaacgccattttcgcttaaaaatctggatacaaATGACTTGTCTCTTGCATGTCCGGCAGTTGATCGACAATGCGTTgaccaaaattttttaaatacagcCCCAATCTGACCTAAAAAACTAAACTGCATCACCCCAGATTgtcaaaagtaatttttcatgcGTAACTTGCAGCACAGGAGGGAAAATATCTCCAAACTTGAAGAATTGAAACCGAAAAATCAATCAtcactcctaatgtaaacatttactgacgtgagcaggataaactctttgtttacaaactcacattggcctaattacattgttttgcttgaaaaaaccatccgtcagacgatttgctcccggtagatcccggagctaacctgagttttgtttagattcggatgaacacggatgaactcgaacctaaattagctctcgcacaagtaccgcggtgggcttgacgcgggtgccaaattagctttgcaacgcaattaggtccctgcggtggagatgcccttagcgaacagcattcggtgactgggctacgttctcagcccagttaccgaacaactactgtatataTATTACGGTATTTCCACAGACTGTCTGTGGTATTTCTGTGTGTTTCGTTTTGTTAAACAGGTATGAAAATCATCATACCTTTTGTATTACCTGTATAACTTCAATTCTAAATATGATTAGTTCTTtatactgaaaaatatttttaaagtacaaATTATAGCAAAATCTTCGAAAtataatgcaaaataaaaataatattagtgAAGCAAGACACAGtaaaaatgtactttttaatCCTTTTATTATATTCATCAAGCAAGATTAGACATGCTGTGACTGTTTAAAAGTGATGGGTCAACCTGAGggtcaacatatttttaaactaaaaagtgaccccgttcgtttgacaacagttggtgtcaaaccatcggggtttgagtgtactagACTATCTTTCGGTTAAAAAGGCCTCGaccggaattaaaaggaacaactcgtctctttgtattcacagtaatgcattctgctaaaacgctcaaccaaaccacaatttatAAGTCAATGTAAAACTATTTTAAgccaaaatgtaacaaaaaaagtgtaattgtgCTCTACATTGTGTTCAAGCTCAATCGTTGTGCgatttaattaaataagaagTCTAAATTCCATTTTAGTCAGATTATCTTTTTTCGGCGGTCGCGCCGAAAAACGCGACTTCCGAAAGGTTATAAGTGTTCTGTGAATATGTAATCCAGGACGGCGGTCAAGGTGGTGATAATGAaataaatattgagaatttaataatttgggcTTTCActacataaaaaatgttatcCATAGTTAATAAGTTTATTTGTAACAaatgtttcacaaaaaaaaatcttttaggcACTTTAAGCAGCAGACTTCCAAATACCATGCATTGCAACGATAATGTTTGTACACAATTTTAGCGGTTTTGATGGAGACGCAACAACTAAAGTAGGAGCATTATAAACTTTCCAGCACCGGTTGCACCGTACGCTTCCAGTTTTCTGTCCAACGCAACTGCTGAAACTCTTTCAGATTCTGGTTGATCACTTCCCTTTGGTTGGTCAGGGCGATGTTTGTGGGAAAATCGTACAACCATTCGCCTATCTGTTCAGACAGCTCTTGGTAGTTATCGAAAAGAAAGCCATTTTTTCCATGCTGCACAAGTTCTTCGATGctaaaaaagaaaaagtgttgTTAAATGGATTGTACTAAAGGTAGAGAGAGATTGTGCTATACATACCAGTTAAATCTCATGGCACACACAGGCAATCCGGAACCGAACATATCGACGACTTTCATGGGAAGATCAAGTCCACTAGAACTGTAATGGAGGCAAACTCCCAAATCTGCACAAGCCAACAGCTTGGGATAATCTTCATTCTCGAGCCAGGGCGTTACAACCGACACCTTTTGCCACTGTTTTCGTTGGATTACATTTTTGTAGTGTTCCTTCAATGGTCCCTTGCCGGTAATGATGCAAATCAGCCAAGGGTAGTGCTGCGGTTCTTTCAGCGATTTCTTTTCATAAATATCAAGTGCAGACACGAGCATGCTAAAGTCCTCGTCCGGTGTCCAGCTGGTGCTGGAAAGTAGCATAGCCGGACGGTTCGGTCTGTACTTTACCTCACCGTCGGCCGTTCGCATAGTGAATGCCGTGACCTCCTGAACACCCGTGTCCTTGAAGGCATCGAAACTATCCGGCATAAACTCGCCAATCGTGTTGCAAAGACGCATCAACAAAGCGTGTTTTTCCTCGAGCGGAATCGGGTGAAATTGCACTGGTGGACGGTCATAGAGGACGGTTGCACTGAGAATTGAAAAtagttttcttatatttttgagGCTCTGGTACCCTGTGAGACCCAAATCATTTAAAACCAAATAAACTTTCATTAAGTTTTGGAGGATACATTAAAGTTTTGCTatagttttcataaaatcaagTCATACTTAGTAAATATTTGTATGGATTGCTTTACAGCCAAGGTTTTTTTCTCACAACTTAATACTCTAAACAGTTTCTATCCTTGCCCTGATAAAAAGT
Coding sequences:
- the LOC120427944 gene encoding chitobiosyldiphosphodolichol beta-mannosyltransferase → MKNAPVTIEHACVVVLGDIGRSPRMQYHAKSLAESRYLVDLIGYVESKPLEDLTSSANVKIHRLNPFPELNLPSVLKYVFKSLWQALTLLVALISIHKPRFVLCQNPPAIPTLVVVYVYCLVTRSKMIVDWHNYTHSILAISSAPDGFIVRLAKAIEFHFGRKAAAGFCVTKAMQADLGDNWSVRATVLYDRPPVQFHPIPLEEKHALLMRLCNTIGEFMPDSFDAFKDTGVQEVTAFTMRTADGEVKYRPNRPAMLLSSTSWTPDEDFSMLVSALDIYEKKSLKEPQHYPWLICIITGKGPLKEHYKNVIQRKQWQKVSVVTPWLENEDYPKLLACADLGVCLHYSSSGLDLPMKVVDMFGSGLPVCAMRFNCIEELVQHGKNGFLFDNYQELSEQIGEWLYDFPTNIALTNQREVINQNLKEFQQLRWTENWKRTVQPVLESL